The stretch of DNA CGGACACCGAGATCCAGTTCTCGCCGGCCCGCGTGGTCATGCAGGACTTCACGGGCGTGCCGTGCATCGTCGACCTCGCCACCATGCGCGAGGCGATGGCGCAGATCGGCGGCGACCCGAACAAGATCAACCCGCTCTCGCCGGCCGAGATGGTCATCGACCACTCCGTCGTCGCCGACCTGTTCGGCCGCGAGGACGCCCTCCAGCGCAACACGGACCTGGAGTACGAGCGCAACGGGGAGCGCTACCAGTTCCTCCGCTGGGGCCAGACCGCGTTCGAGGACTTCAAGGTCGTCCCACCGGGCACCGGCATCGTGCACCAGGTCAACATCGAGTACCTGGCGAAGGTCACGTACACGCGTGAGTTCGACGGCGAGCTCTACGCGTACCCGGACACCCTGGTCGGCACCGACTCGCACACGACGATGGTGAACGGCCTCGGCGTGCTCGGCTGGGGCGTCGGCGGCATCGAGGCCGAGGCAGCGATGCTCGGCCAGCCGGTGTCGATGCTCATCCCGAAGGTCGTCGGCTTCAAGCTCTCCGGCTCGATCCCGGCCGGCGTCACCGCGACCGACGTGGTGCTCACGATCACGCAGGAGCTCCGCAAGCACGGCGTCGTCGGCAAGTTCGTCGAGTTCTACGGCGAGGGCGTCTCCGAGGTCCCGCTCGCGAACCGCGCCACCATCGGCAACATGTCGCCGGAGTTCGGCTCCACCGCCGCGATCTTCCCGGTCGACGCCGTCACGCTCGACTACCTGCGCCTGACCGGCCGGTCCGAGGACCAGATCGCCCTGGTCGAGGCCTACTCCAAGGCCCAGGGTCTGTGGCACGACCCGTCGGTGGAGCCCGCGTACTCCGAGTACATGGAGCTCGACCTGTCGACGGTCGTCCCCTCGATCTCCGGCCCGAAGCGCCCGCAGGACCGCATCGAGCTGTCGAAGGCGAAGGACCAGTTCGAGGTCGACCTCGCCAACTACGCGAGCATCGACCACACCCACGAGGACAAGGCCGTCGCGGACACGTTCCCGGCGTCCGACCCCGTCGCGGCCGCCCCCGGTGACGAGCACGCCGTCGACGACCTGCAGGACGCCCCGGCCTCCGAGGTCCCGGTGCACGCCTCGAGCGCACCCGGCACGGTCTCGAAGCCGACGTCGGTGTCCGTCGCCGACGGCGACACCTTCACCATCGACCACGGTGCCGTCGCGATCGCCGCGATCACCTCGTGCACGAACACGTCGAACCCGTCGGTGATGATGGCCGCGGGCATCCTGGCGCGCAACGCCGCGAAGAAGGGCCTCAAGGCCAAGCCGTGGGTGAAGACCACCCTCGCGCCGGGCTCGAAGGTCGTCACCGACTACTACGAGAAGGCCGGGCTCACCAGCTACCTCGAGGACCTCGGCTTCTACACGGTCGGCTACGGCTGCACCACCTGCATCGGCAACTCGGGTCCGCTGCCCGAGGAGATCTCGCAGGCCGTGCAGGACAACGACCTCGCCGTCACCGCGGTGCTCTCCGGCAACCGCAACTTCGAGGGCCGCATCAACCCCGACGTGAAGATGAACTACCTGGCGTCCCCGCCGCTGGTCATCGCCTACGCCCTGGCCGGGTCGATGCACTTCGACTTCGACAAGGACGCCCTGGGGACCGACCAGGACGGCAAGGACGTCTACCTGCAGGACATCTGGCCCGACGCGGCCGAGGTGCAGGACGTCATCGACTCGTCGATCGACACCGAGATGTTCACCCACGAGTACGGCTCCGTGTTCGAGGGCGACGACCGCTGGAAGAACCTGCCGACCCCGACGGGCGACACGTTCGAGTGGGACCAGGAGTCGACCTACGTCCGGAAGCCCCCGTACTTCGAGGGCATGACGATGCAGCCCGACGCGGTCTCGGACATCTCCGGCGCCCGCGTGCTCGCGAAGCTCGGCGACTCGGTCACGACCGACCACATCTCGCCGGCCGGTTCGATCAAGGCCGACAGCCCCGCCGGACGGTACCTCGACGAGCACGGCGTCGACCGGAAGGACTTCAACTCCTACGGCTCGCGTCGCGGCAACCACGAGGTGATGATCCGCGGCACGTTCGCGAACATCCGCCTGCGCAACCAGCTGCTGGACGGCGTGGAGGGCGGCTACACCCGCGACTTCACCACGCCGGACGGCGAGCAGTCGTTCATCTACGACGCGTCGCAGCACTACCAGGAGCAGGGCATCCCGCTCGTCATCTTCGGTGGCAAGGAGTACGGCTCCGGCTCGTCGCGCGACTGGGCGGCGAAGGGCACGAACCTGCTCGGCGTCAAGGCGGTCATCACCGAGAGCTTCGAGCGCATCCACCGCTCGAACCTCATCGGCATGGGTGTCGTCCCGCTGCAGTTCCCGGCGGGCGAGACGGTGGAGTCGCTCGGCCTCGACGGCACCGAGGTCGTCTCGATCTCCGGGCTGACCGAGCTGAACGAGGGCCGCACCCCGAAGACCGTGCACGTCACGGCGGAGCCGAGCGAGCACTCGCCGGCCGGCAAGCAGACGGTCGAGTTCGACGCGGTCGTCCGCATCGACACCCCCGGTGAGGCCGACTACTACCGCAACGGCGGCATCCTGCAGTACGTGCTCCGTTCGCTCGTCTGATCTCGTCCGCGAAACGCAACCCAGGCGGTTCCGCGCAGCGTCACAGCGCTGCGCGGGACCGCCTTCGTCGCGTTCTGCGGAGGGTGGCGGGGCGGACTGGAGGCGCGTGGCGGGCCCGCCACGCGCCTCCCGTCCGTGTCCCGGTTGCGCGGATAGTGTGGGGACCTGCCCCACGAAAGGAGCGCCCGTGAGCCTGCTGAGCAGCATCACGTCGCCGCGCGACCTCAGGCGTCTGTCGGACGCGCAGATGACGGAGCTCGCCGCCGAGATCCGTCGGTTCCTGGTCGCCGAGGTCGCGAAGACCGGCGGGCACCTCGGACCGAACCTCGGTGTCGTCGAGCTGACGCTCGCGATGCACCGTGTGTTCGACTCGCCGCACGACCCCTTCGTGTTCGACACCGGGCACCAGTCCTACGTGCACAAGCTCGTCACCGGGCGGCAGGACTTCTCGCGGCTGCGCGAGCGCGGGGGGCTCGCCGGCTACCCGCAGCGGAGCGAGTCGGAGCACGACATCGTCGAGTCCTCGCACGCGTCCTCGTCGCTGTCCTGGGCGGACGGGATCTCCCGTGCCTTCCGGCAGACCGGGCAGGACGACCGGACCGTCGTCGCCGTCGTCGGCGACGGGGCGCTGACGGGCGGGATGACGTGGGAGGCGCTCAACAACATCTCGGACACCAACGACCGGCGGCTCGTCATCGTCGTCAACGACAACGGGCGGTCGTACGCGCCGACCATCGGCGGCATGGCACGGTTCCTCAGCTCGGTCCGCACGCGCCGTGAGTACCGGGCACTGTTCGAGAAGTCGCAGGCCGTCGCCTCCCGGTTCGGCGCACCCGGGCGGGCGTTCTACCGCGGTGTGCGCGGCGGCCTGCACGGCTTCCTGTCGCGGTTCACGAACAACGAGGCGCTGTACTCGAACCTCGACATCAAGTACATCGGCCCGGTGAACGGGCACGACCAGCGGGCGATGGAGGCAGCGCTCCGACAGGCCAAGGCCTACGGAGCGCCCACGATCGTGCACGCGATCACCGAGAAGGGCCACGGCTTCGAGCCGGCGCTCCGTGACCAGGCGGACCAGTTCCACGCCGTCGGGCACATCGATCCCGAGACGGGGGAGTCGCTCGACGTCTCCGCCGGACCGACGTGGACGTCCGTGTTCGCGTCGACGCTGGCGTCGGTCGGCGCCGAGGACGAGCGCATCGTGGCGATCACCGCCGCCATGCTCCGCCCCACCGGGCTGCACCTGTTCCAGGAGCAGCACCCCGAGCGGGTGATCGACGTCGGCATCGCGGAGCAGCACGCCGTGACGACCGCCGCGGGCCTGGCCTACGGCGGCCTGCACCCCGTCGTGGCGCTCTACGCGACCTTCCTCAACCGGGCGTTCGACCAGGTCCTGATGGACGTCGCCCTGCACCGGGCGGGCGTGACCTTCGTGCTCGACCGCGCCGGTATCACCGGACCGGACGGACCCTCGCACCACGGGATGTGGGACCTCGCGCTGCTGCAGGTCGTCCCGGGGATCCGGATCGCCGCACCGCGTGACGCCGCGACGCTGCGTGAAGAGTTCCGCGAGGCCGTGGCCGTCGACGACGCCCCGACGGTGCTGCGCTGGTCGAAGGGGTCGGTCGGACCGGACATCCCCGCCGAGCGCCGGCTGCCGGACGGGGTGGACGTGCTGCGTTCCCCGTCGTCGGACCAGGAGCCGGACGTGCTGCTCGTCGCGGTCGGGTCGATGGTGCCCGTCGCACTCGAGGCCGCGACGCTGCTCGAGGCACAGGGCATCGGCGCGACCGTGGTGGACCCGCGCTGGGTCGTGCCGATCCCGGCGTCGCTCATCGAGCTGTCGCGCGACCACCGCCTCGTCATCACGATCGAGGACGGCGTGCGCGTGGGCGGTGTCGGGACGCGGCTGCGGCAGGACCTGCGCGCCGCCGGGGTCGACACCGGGGTGAACGAGCTCGGGCTGCCCGACGAGTTCATCGACCACGCGTCGCGGTCGCAGATCCTGGCCGACGTGGGGCTGACGGCGCAGGCGATCGCGCGTGACGTCATCGACCAGGTGGTCGGCACGAAGCTGCCCCAGGCGAAGCCGGCGCGGACGCGGGAGTCCGCCGACCGCTGAGGCTGGCCACGGATGTCCGCAGTTGTTACTGTGTACACATGAACAGCATCTCGGAATCGTTGTCGACGCGGGAGTTCCGCGCCGACCTCGCCGCTGTGATGGGGCGCGCGACCTTCGGGCACGAGCGGATCGCCGTCACGCGCAACGGCAAGGTCGCCGGGGTGGTCATCGGCATCGACGACCTGGAGCTCCTCGAGCAACTCGAGGACGCAGCAGACATGCGTGCGTACCGCGCAGCGAAGGCCTCGGACGACGGCGAGCGGGTCTCGCTGGATGAGCTCCGCGGGGAGGCGTGAGCCGGTACCGCGTCGAGTTCACCTCTTCTGCAGCGAGAGCGATCCGGAAGCTCCCGAAGAACGTCCGGACGCGCTTGCTCGACGCCGTTGCCGCCCTGGCCGACGAACCACGTCCGCCTGGTGCCCGCAAGCTCGCCGGTGCCGAGATCGCGTGGCGGGTGCGCGCCGGCGACTACTGGGTGATCTACGAGATCGAGGACCTAGCACTGCTCGTCACGGTCGTCCGGGCTGCCCACCGTCGTGAGGTCTACCGGTAGGACCACGATGGTGCGCGGTTCGGCGAGCGTCGGCGTCGGCGCGGGCGTCGAACCATGAAGCCGACATCGAACCAGGACGAGTGCCTGGTTCGATGTCGGTTTCGTGGTTCGATCGCCGAGCGGCGGTCAGCGCGAGGCGGGGCCGACGACCTTCGGGTCGTGGAACGTGCCGCCGAAGACGCGCTCCGAGGCGCCGGAGCGGTCGAGGTACGGGCTGATGCCGCCGGCCTGGAACGGGTAGCCCGCGCCGAGGATCAGCCCGAGGTCGATCTCCTCGACGTGCTCGACCACGCGGTCCTCGAGCATGCGGTGCACCTCGTCAGCCAGGGCGTCCTCGAACCGCTGCTGCATCGTGGCCGCGTCGACCGGTCGCGCGTCCTTCTTCGACGGCGCGACGAGCTTCACGGCGGCGGGGTCGTACCCGGTCGCGTTGCCCTTCTTGTCGCGGGTCAGGATCGTCCCGTGCTCCGCGATCCGCTTCAGCCCGTCACCCGGGTAGAAGCGCTCGGGCCACGCTGCGTGGTGGGAGTCCAGCACGTGCGCGCCGACGGGCAGGCCGACGAGCTCGAGCAGCTCGAACGGTGACATCGGCAGACCGAGCGGAGCCGCGCCCTCGGCGACGGTCTCGAAGGGGGTGCCCTCCTCGACGCCGTGCATCGCCTCGCCGAGCACGCGGGCGAGCACCCGGTTCACGACGAAGCCCGGCTGGTCGGCGGTGATGATCGCGGTCTTCTTCAGGGTCTTCGCGACGGCGAGGGCCGTGGCGAGGGCCTCGTCCGAGGTCTTCGCGGCGCGGACCACCTCGAGGAGGGGCATCACGGCGACCGGGTTGAAGAAGTGGAAGCCGACGAGCCGCTCCGGGTGATCGAGCACCGACGCCATCTCGTCGACCGACAGCGACGAGGTGTTCGTCGCCAGGATCGCGTCGGGCGCGATGACCTGCTCGATCTTCCGGAACACGTCCTGCTTGACGGACATCTCCTCGAACACGGCCTCGATGACCCAGTCGGCCTCCGCGAACGCGTCGTACGACACCGAACCGCTCACGAGTGCCTTGATGCGGTTCGCGTCGTCCGGGGAGACCCGCTTCTTGGCGAGCAGCTCGTCGACCGAGGACCGGATGCGCTCGACGCCGGCGTCGACCCGCGACTGGTCGACGTCGGTGATGACGACCGGGACCCCGAGCCGTCGGGCGAACAGCAGCGCGAACTGGGACGCCATGAGCCCGGCACCGAGGACGCCGACCTTCGTGATCTTCTTCGCCTCGACGCCCTCGGGAGCACCGACGGGCTTCTTCGCGCGCTTCTGCACGAGGTCGAACGCGTACATCGACGCGGCGAACTGGTCACCGGCGAGCAGGTCGGCCAGGGCGTCGTCCTCGCCGGCGAAACGCTCGTCGAGCGACCCCGACTTCGCCGCGGCGACCAGGTCGAGTGCGCGGAACGGCGACTTCGGAACGGTGCCGATCTTCGCGGCGACCTGCTGCCGAGCCACCTTGACGACGGTGCCCCACGCGGCCTTCTCGAGCATGCCCGGCTCGTTCTTCCGGACGACCTTGGTGCGGCCGGCGACGACGCCGTCGGCCCAGGCGACCGCGGACGGTAGGAAGGTGACGGACGGGATGAGCGCGTCGCCGATGCCGAGCTCGACGGCGGCCGGTCCGTCCATGAGCCGGTTGTTCTTGAGCGGATTCTCGACGATGACGCGGAGCGCCTTCTCGGGTCCGATCAGGCGGGGGAGCAGCGTGGCGCCACCCCAGCCGGGGATGATGCCGAGGAAGACCTCGGGCAGGCCGATGCCCTGCGCCGCCGACGAGAACACCCGGTAGGTGCAGTGCAGGGCGATCTCGAGCCCACCACCGAGCGCGATGCCGTTCACGAACGCGAACGACGGCACACCGAGGTCGGTGAGCTTGCGGAGGGTGGCGTGCCCGAGTGCGCCGAGCTCGTGGGCGACCTCGCGCGAGGGGAGCGCCGCTGCCTGGGACAGGTCGGCGCCGGCGGCGAAGCAGTACTCCTTGCCGGTGATCGCGACCGCCTGGATGGTGCCGGCGGATGCCGCAGCGCGCAGGGTGTCGAGCACGTCCGACAGCTCGCGCATGGTCCGCGGGCCGAGCGTCGAGGGCCGCTTGTAGTCCTTGCCGTTGTCGAGCGTGACGAGGGCGAGCGTGCCACCGGACGGCAGCGGCACGTGCTTGACGTACGAGTGGGTGACGACCTCGTCGGCGCTGAGCTCGGTCAGCTGGTCGATCGGGGTGGTGGTCATCGTCAGGCCGCCTTCCGTGCCGCGCTCTTGCTGAAGTTCGGGTTCTCCCAGATGACGGTGCCGCCCTGGCCCAAGCCGATGCACATCGTCGTGATGCCGTACCGGACGTCCGGCCGCTCGGCGAACTGCGCCGCGAGCTGGTTCATCAGGCGCACACCGCTCGACGCGAGCGGGTGCCCTACTGCGATCGCGCCACCCCACGCGTTCACGTTCGGGGAGTCCTGCGCGATGCCGTAGTTGTCGAGGAACGCGAGCACCTGCACGGCGAACGCCTCGTTGATCTCGAAGAGGCCGATGTCGTCGATGGTCAGGCCCGCCTTGCGGAGCGCCTTGTCCGTCGCGGGCACGGGGCCCACGCCCATCACCTCGGGCTCGACGCCGGCGAAGGCGAACGAGACCATGCGCATCTTGGTCGGCAGGCCGTGCTGCTTCGCGCCGTCCTCGGAGGCGAGGAGGCTCATCGTGGCACCGTCGTTGAGACCGGCCGCGTTGCCGGCGGTGACCCGTCCGTGGGGCCGGAACGGCGTGCGCAACGCAGCCAGGGCCTCCAGGGTTGTGCCCGGCCGCGGCGGCTCGTCGGTCGTGACGATGTCCCAGCCCTCGCCGGTGTTCACCTCGACCGGGATCACGTCCGGCTGCAGCTTGCCGGCCGACCACGCAGCGGCGTGGCGCTGCTGCGACTGGACCGCGAAGGCGTCCGTGCGGTCCTTCGTGATGGCGGGGAAGCGGTCGTGGAGGCGCTCGGCGGTGCTGCCCATCACGAGCGCGTCGGACGCGACCATGCGCTCCGCGACGAAGCGGGGGTTGACGTCGGCACCGAAGCCCATCGGGTGGCGACCCATGTGCTCGACCCCGCCGGCGATGGCGACGTCGGCCGCGCCGAACGCGATCGCGCCGGCGAGCGTGGTGACGCTCGTCATCGCACCGGCGCACATCCGGTCGATCGCGTAGCCCGGGACGGACTTCGGCAGTCCCGCGAGCATGCCGACCGTGCGACCGAGGGTCAGGCCCTGGTCGCCCTGCTGGGTCGTGGCGGCCACGGCGACGTCGTCGACCGCCGCGCCGTCGAGCTGGCTGTTCCGGTCGAGCAGGCCGCGCATCGCGTGGACCGCGAGGTCGTCGGCGCGAGTC from Curtobacterium sp. SGAir0471 encodes:
- a CDS encoding aconitate hydratase; protein product: MAAVNSFGSKDTLSVGGVDYAFHRIDTVPGHEKLPYSLKVLLENLLRTEDGANVTEEQIRALGSWKPEAEPDTEIQFSPARVVMQDFTGVPCIVDLATMREAMAQIGGDPNKINPLSPAEMVIDHSVVADLFGREDALQRNTDLEYERNGERYQFLRWGQTAFEDFKVVPPGTGIVHQVNIEYLAKVTYTREFDGELYAYPDTLVGTDSHTTMVNGLGVLGWGVGGIEAEAAMLGQPVSMLIPKVVGFKLSGSIPAGVTATDVVLTITQELRKHGVVGKFVEFYGEGVSEVPLANRATIGNMSPEFGSTAAIFPVDAVTLDYLRLTGRSEDQIALVEAYSKAQGLWHDPSVEPAYSEYMELDLSTVVPSISGPKRPQDRIELSKAKDQFEVDLANYASIDHTHEDKAVADTFPASDPVAAAPGDEHAVDDLQDAPASEVPVHASSAPGTVSKPTSVSVADGDTFTIDHGAVAIAAITSCTNTSNPSVMMAAGILARNAAKKGLKAKPWVKTTLAPGSKVVTDYYEKAGLTSYLEDLGFYTVGYGCTTCIGNSGPLPEEISQAVQDNDLAVTAVLSGNRNFEGRINPDVKMNYLASPPLVIAYALAGSMHFDFDKDALGTDQDGKDVYLQDIWPDAAEVQDVIDSSIDTEMFTHEYGSVFEGDDRWKNLPTPTGDTFEWDQESTYVRKPPYFEGMTMQPDAVSDISGARVLAKLGDSVTTDHISPAGSIKADSPAGRYLDEHGVDRKDFNSYGSRRGNHEVMIRGTFANIRLRNQLLDGVEGGYTRDFTTPDGEQSFIYDASQHYQEQGIPLVIFGGKEYGSGSSRDWAAKGTNLLGVKAVITESFERIHRSNLIGMGVVPLQFPAGETVESLGLDGTEVVSISGLTELNEGRTPKTVHVTAEPSEHSPAGKQTVEFDAVVRIDTPGEADYYRNGGILQYVLRSLV
- the dxs gene encoding 1-deoxy-D-xylulose-5-phosphate synthase, with amino-acid sequence MSLLSSITSPRDLRRLSDAQMTELAAEIRRFLVAEVAKTGGHLGPNLGVVELTLAMHRVFDSPHDPFVFDTGHQSYVHKLVTGRQDFSRLRERGGLAGYPQRSESEHDIVESSHASSSLSWADGISRAFRQTGQDDRTVVAVVGDGALTGGMTWEALNNISDTNDRRLVIVVNDNGRSYAPTIGGMARFLSSVRTRREYRALFEKSQAVASRFGAPGRAFYRGVRGGLHGFLSRFTNNEALYSNLDIKYIGPVNGHDQRAMEAALRQAKAYGAPTIVHAITEKGHGFEPALRDQADQFHAVGHIDPETGESLDVSAGPTWTSVFASTLASVGAEDERIVAITAAMLRPTGLHLFQEQHPERVIDVGIAEQHAVTTAAGLAYGGLHPVVALYATFLNRAFDQVLMDVALHRAGVTFVLDRAGITGPDGPSHHGMWDLALLQVVPGIRIAAPRDAATLREEFREAVAVDDAPTVLRWSKGSVGPDIPAERRLPDGVDVLRSPSSDQEPDVLLVAVGSMVPVALEAATLLEAQGIGATVVDPRWVVPIPASLIELSRDHRLVITIEDGVRVGGVGTRLRQDLRAAGVDTGVNELGLPDEFIDHASRSQILADVGLTAQAIARDVIDQVVGTKLPQAKPARTRESADR
- a CDS encoding type II toxin-antitoxin system Phd/YefM family antitoxin — encoded protein: MNSISESLSTREFRADLAAVMGRATFGHERIAVTRNGKVAGVVIGIDDLELLEQLEDAADMRAYRAAKASDDGERVSLDELRGEA
- a CDS encoding type II toxin-antitoxin system RelE family toxin, which gives rise to MSRYRVEFTSSAARAIRKLPKNVRTRLLDAVAALADEPRPPGARKLAGAEIAWRVRAGDYWVIYEIEDLALLVTVVRAAHRREVYR
- a CDS encoding 3-hydroxyacyl-CoA dehydrogenase NAD-binding domain-containing protein; the encoded protein is MTTTPIDQLTELSADEVVTHSYVKHVPLPSGGTLALVTLDNGKDYKRPSTLGPRTMRELSDVLDTLRAAASAGTIQAVAITGKEYCFAAGADLSQAAALPSREVAHELGALGHATLRKLTDLGVPSFAFVNGIALGGGLEIALHCTYRVFSSAAQGIGLPEVFLGIIPGWGGATLLPRLIGPEKALRVIVENPLKNNRLMDGPAAVELGIGDALIPSVTFLPSAVAWADGVVAGRTKVVRKNEPGMLEKAAWGTVVKVARQQVAAKIGTVPKSPFRALDLVAAAKSGSLDERFAGEDDALADLLAGDQFAASMYAFDLVQKRAKKPVGAPEGVEAKKITKVGVLGAGLMASQFALLFARRLGVPVVITDVDQSRVDAGVERIRSSVDELLAKKRVSPDDANRIKALVSGSVSYDAFAEADWVIEAVFEEMSVKQDVFRKIEQVIAPDAILATNTSSLSVDEMASVLDHPERLVGFHFFNPVAVMPLLEVVRAAKTSDEALATALAVAKTLKKTAIITADQPGFVVNRVLARVLGEAMHGVEEGTPFETVAEGAAPLGLPMSPFELLELVGLPVGAHVLDSHHAAWPERFYPGDGLKRIAEHGTILTRDKKGNATGYDPAAVKLVAPSKKDARPVDAATMQQRFEDALADEVHRMLEDRVVEHVEEIDLGLILGAGYPFQAGGISPYLDRSGASERVFGGTFHDPKVVGPASR
- a CDS encoding thiolase family protein, which encodes MAKAADVVFVDGVRTPFGRAGEKGVFWKTRADDLAVHAMRGLLDRNSQLDGAAVDDVAVAATTQQGDQGLTLGRTVGMLAGLPKSVPGYAIDRMCAGAMTSVTTLAGAIAFGAADVAIAGGVEHMGRHPMGFGADVNPRFVAERMVASDALVMGSTAERLHDRFPAITKDRTDAFAVQSQQRHAAAWSAGKLQPDVIPVEVNTGEGWDIVTTDEPPRPGTTLEALAALRTPFRPHGRVTAGNAAGLNDGATMSLLASEDGAKQHGLPTKMRMVSFAFAGVEPEVMGVGPVPATDKALRKAGLTIDDIGLFEINEAFAVQVLAFLDNYGIAQDSPNVNAWGGAIAVGHPLASSGVRLMNQLAAQFAERPDVRYGITTMCIGLGQGGTVIWENPNFSKSAARKAA